A window of the Sulfurospirillum tamanense genome harbors these coding sequences:
- the rnhA gene encoding ribonuclease HI yields MKHISLFSDGSALGNPGPGGFGTILRYGDVERIVRGHEAHTTNNRMELRGVIEGLRALKEPCMVSIISDSSYVVNAINGWLENWVKKNFKNVKNVDLWQAYLEVSKPHHVKATWVRGHDGHEENERCDVIAKEEATKAKLLG; encoded by the coding sequence TTGAAACACATCTCCCTTTTTAGTGATGGTTCTGCTCTTGGCAACCCAGGCCCTGGGGGATTTGGGACGATTTTGCGCTATGGGGATGTGGAAAGAATCGTACGCGGACACGAAGCACACACGACCAACAATCGCATGGAGCTTAGAGGGGTGATTGAGGGACTTCGCGCGCTAAAAGAACCTTGCATGGTAAGCATTATTAGCGATTCAAGTTACGTGGTCAATGCCATTAATGGCTGGTTGGAAAACTGGGTAAAAAAGAACTTCAAAAATGTCAAAAACGTAGACTTGTGGCAAGCGTATCTTGAGGTTTCAAAACCCCATCACGTGAAAGCAACGTGGGTGCGCGGACACGATGGGCACGAGGAAAATGAGCGGTGCGATGTGATCGCCAAAGAAGAAGCCACTAAAGCAAAACTATTGGGGTGA
- a CDS encoding tetratricopeptide repeat protein: MEPFFIEYRDPMFGIILLFTFVFIIAFVNYWWGVFKSKEEKQSIEQFIKRFEITTDEDGYKKLLEDFAVPTESLGLLAHSYTKSGDFEKAIGVYLLALKRVKNREEKQYILTELGTTYFKAGFLRRASEVFLEALRLYPRNKTALKYLTVSYEKLKEFDRSLEALDALEEMGADVEAQKAYVKAKGILADKSLTNEVKLAALRELKEKFALAQRMVFEFWLKYDLPIDWEEVGTFEVMKIVDLLWYLDPYLVRPEAVTAPLARAVFKARGYAITSDACEVFELEVLGKLQEAGYKNAGLSFSYFCDACKQTFPVHFYRCPSCHALGSVNIEPIITKERLETHLPF; encoded by the coding sequence TTGGAACCGTTTTTTATTGAGTACCGCGATCCGATGTTTGGGATTATTCTGCTGTTTACGTTCGTCTTTATCATCGCCTTTGTGAACTACTGGTGGGGTGTGTTTAAATCCAAAGAAGAAAAACAAAGCATCGAACAATTTATCAAGCGCTTTGAGATTACTACCGACGAAGACGGCTACAAAAAACTCCTTGAAGATTTTGCTGTGCCTACAGAATCCTTGGGACTTTTGGCACATTCTTACACTAAAAGTGGGGATTTTGAAAAGGCTATCGGCGTTTATTTGCTAGCCCTAAAGCGGGTCAAAAACCGCGAAGAAAAGCAGTACATTCTCACCGAACTTGGCACGACCTATTTTAAAGCGGGGTTTTTGCGCCGCGCTTCGGAAGTGTTTTTAGAAGCCTTGCGCCTGTATCCGCGTAACAAAACAGCCCTTAAGTACCTCACGGTAAGCTATGAAAAACTTAAAGAATTTGACCGGTCTTTAGAGGCGCTTGATGCCCTTGAAGAGATGGGCGCGGACGTGGAAGCCCAAAAAGCATACGTTAAGGCAAAGGGTATTTTGGCAGACAAGAGCCTGACTAATGAGGTCAAATTGGCTGCTTTACGTGAACTCAAAGAAAAATTTGCTCTTGCCCAACGCATGGTGTTTGAGTTTTGGCTCAAATACGATTTGCCTATAGACTGGGAAGAAGTTGGTACGTTTGAAGTAATGAAGATTGTAGATTTGTTGTGGTACCTTGACCCTTATTTGGTGCGCCCCGAAGCAGTTACAGCCCCCCTTGCAAGAGCGGTTTTTAAAGCCAGAGGTTATGCCATCACAAGCGATGCGTGCGAAGTGTTTGAGCTGGAAGTGTTGGGTAAACTTCAAGAAGCCGGCTACAAAAACGCGGGGCTTAGCTTTAGCTATTTTTGCGATGCGTGCAAGCAGACCTTCCCGGTGCATTTTTACCGCTGTCCCAGTTGCCATGCCCTTGGAAGTGTGAACATTGAACCTATTATTACGAAAGAACGCCTTGAAACACATCTCCCTTTTTAG
- the dnaG gene encoding DNA primase, which produces MIDEQSIQTLKQRLDVIEVVGHYLELKKSGAAFKCLCPFHDDSSPSLHVSPSKQIYHCFACGAGGDAIKFVMEYEKLTYPEAIEKLASIYNFSLTYTNKMGEKREEKKVLEALNLYYQQCLEKEPEAKTYLQKRGIYDALVEKFEIGYAPPSHATLRFLQEHGFTVNDAKEVGAADVGENGRPYARFMERITFPIYSPSGKIVGFGGRTISGHVAKYVNSPQSKVFNKSFLLYGYHLAKEHILKEKRIIVTEGYLDVIMLHQAGFSTAVATLGTALTSEHLPLLSRGNPSVVLSYDGDEAGIAAALKASRLLSTHNIAGGVVIFKEGLDPADMVQRGEQALLAKLFDAPQPFVEFCLERTIKSFNLKDPLQKQRALEEATAFLKSLPAVVANAYQGMLADMLGLKENLVRVPQQKKATNAPQKRVFEDVLELSIIKSILAEPSLIDTVLDLVDASMFKTHYEEFRALLAGQLDHPSLRRILLWEDIKPYAQEEEFVGALVHFLGAYYQEELERVKRANHLDFATKSFLIRKIQHIMFKLKKGELVPYESFSTL; this is translated from the coding sequence ATGATAGACGAACAATCCATTCAAACCCTCAAACAACGCCTTGACGTCATAGAAGTCGTGGGACACTACCTTGAGCTCAAAAAATCAGGCGCCGCTTTTAAGTGCTTGTGCCCGTTTCATGATGATTCAAGCCCAAGCTTACATGTAAGCCCTTCTAAACAAATCTACCATTGCTTTGCCTGTGGCGCTGGGGGCGATGCCATTAAGTTCGTCATGGAATACGAAAAACTCACCTACCCCGAAGCCATCGAAAAGCTCGCAAGCATCTACAATTTCTCCCTCACCTACACCAATAAAATGGGCGAAAAGCGAGAAGAAAAAAAGGTGCTCGAAGCCCTCAACCTCTACTATCAACAATGCCTCGAAAAAGAGCCTGAAGCAAAAACTTACCTCCAAAAAAGAGGAATCTACGATGCCCTTGTTGAAAAATTTGAAATCGGCTACGCCCCGCCTTCGCACGCTACTCTTCGCTTTTTGCAAGAACATGGCTTCACAGTCAATGACGCCAAGGAAGTAGGTGCGGCAGACGTGGGTGAAAACGGCCGCCCTTATGCCAGATTTATGGAGCGCATCACCTTTCCCATCTACTCACCCAGTGGGAAAATCGTCGGTTTTGGGGGGCGCACCATCTCAGGCCACGTGGCCAAATACGTCAACTCGCCCCAAAGTAAGGTGTTTAACAAATCTTTTTTACTTTACGGCTACCACCTCGCCAAAGAACACATCCTCAAAGAAAAGCGCATCATCGTCACCGAAGGTTACCTTGATGTCATCATGCTCCATCAGGCGGGCTTTTCTACCGCCGTTGCCACTCTTGGCACCGCCCTTACCAGCGAGCATTTGCCTCTTCTTTCGCGCGGAAACCCCAGCGTAGTGCTTTCCTATGATGGGGATGAGGCGGGCATCGCTGCGGCGCTAAAGGCTTCGCGCCTTTTGAGCACCCACAACATCGCAGGGGGCGTGGTGATTTTCAAAGAAGGCCTAGACCCCGCGGACATGGTCCAACGGGGTGAGCAAGCCCTTTTGGCAAAGCTGTTTGATGCGCCTCAACCTTTTGTGGAATTTTGCCTTGAGCGGACTATCAAATCTTTTAACCTCAAAGACCCCCTCCAAAAACAGCGCGCCCTCGAAGAAGCGACGGCCTTTTTGAAAAGCTTACCCGCGGTGGTAGCAAACGCCTACCAAGGGATGCTTGCAGACATGCTCGGACTCAAAGAAAATCTCGTGCGTGTTCCTCAGCAAAAAAAAGCCACGAACGCGCCCCAAAAAAGGGTGTTTGAAGATGTGTTGGAACTGAGCATCATCAAGTCCATCTTGGCCGAACCTAGCCTCATTGACACGGTTCTTGACCTCGTGGATGCTTCTATGTTTAAGACTCACTACGAAGAGTTTCGCGCCCTTTTGGCAGGTCAGCTTGATCACCCCAGCTTGCGACGGATTCTTTTGTGGGAAGACATCAAACCCTACGCCCAAGAGGAGGAGTTTGTAGGGGCTTTGGTGCACTTTTTGGGGGCGTACTACCAAGAAGAATTAGAGCGGGTAAAGCGCGCAAACCATCTGGATTTTGCGACCAAAAGTTTTTTAATCCGCAAAATTCAGCACATTATGTTTAAACTTAAAAAGGGAGAACTTGTTCCGTATGAAAGCTTTAGCACTCTTTAG